Proteins co-encoded in one Longimicrobiales bacterium genomic window:
- a CDS encoding alanine racemase — protein MERIPDTLAGVMTPAAAVDLDIMDANLARMADYTASHGLALRPHTKTHKSPEIGAEQMRRGAAGLTVATLREAHVMTEATRDLLIAHPPVGAPKLERLLALPDDVRVTVALDSTAALDALSGAAARAGRTFGVLIEADLGMHRVGEPDPRRLAQLAAEAARRPGVEWRGIMFYPGHIRQHVSEQATAIDRVSEDLQKHLEALREHGLEPEIVSAGSTPAAFASHRMHGVNEIRPGTYVYNDRTTEAIGACEWKDCAYTVVATVVSTAVPNQAVVDAGSKALSREELRGPDARGFGALLDRPDVVVSGLSEEHGILDLSGTDWRPQVGDRVRIVPNHVCVSVNLHPRVYGVRGESIERCWPVVARGWT, from the coding sequence GTGGAGCGGATCCCGGATACGCTGGCAGGTGTGATGACGCCTGCCGCAGCCGTTGACCTGGACATCATGGACGCCAACCTCGCGAGGATGGCGGACTACACCGCATCGCACGGGCTCGCGCTGCGGCCACACACCAAGACGCACAAGTCACCCGAGATCGGCGCCGAACAGATGCGCCGCGGCGCCGCGGGCCTGACGGTCGCGACCCTGCGCGAGGCGCACGTCATGACCGAGGCCACGCGTGACCTGCTGATCGCACACCCGCCCGTCGGCGCACCCAAGCTCGAGCGCCTGCTCGCACTTCCTGACGACGTCCGCGTGACCGTCGCGCTCGATTCGACCGCCGCACTCGACGCCCTTTCCGGGGCGGCCGCCCGTGCGGGCCGCACGTTCGGCGTGCTGATCGAGGCGGACCTCGGCATGCACCGCGTCGGCGAGCCCGACCCGCGGCGCCTGGCACAGCTCGCAGCCGAGGCGGCGCGTCGCCCGGGCGTCGAGTGGCGCGGCATCATGTTCTATCCCGGACACATCCGGCAGCACGTGAGCGAGCAGGCCACCGCCATCGACCGGGTCAGCGAGGACCTGCAGAAGCACCTGGAGGCGCTGCGCGAACACGGCCTCGAGCCCGAAATCGTCAGCGCCGGCTCCACCCCCGCCGCGTTTGCGTCGCATCGCATGCACGGCGTCAACGAGATCCGTCCGGGCACCTACGTCTACAACGACCGCACCACGGAAGCGATCGGCGCGTGCGAGTGGAAAGACTGCGCTTACACCGTCGTCGCGACCGTAGTCAGCACCGCGGTGCCCAACCAGGCTGTCGTCGACGCCGGCTCCAAGGCGCTGTCCCGCGAGGAGCTGCGCGGCCCCGACGCACGCGGCTTCGGCGCCCTGCTCGACCGCCCCGACGTCGTGGTGAGCGGCCTGTCGGAAGAGCACGGCATCCTCGATCTGTCCGGCACGGACTGGCGGCCGCAGGTAGGCGACAGGGTCCGGATCGTGCCGAATCACGTGTGCGTGTCGGTGAACCTGCATCCCCGCGTGTACGGCGTCCGCGGTGAATCGATCGAGCGCTGCTGGCCCGTCGTCGCGCGTGGCTGGACTTAG
- a CDS encoding ABC transporter permease — protein sequence MTVSSIPVVRAVPRALEHLGGATVMAGQILRVLPRPRLYMTSALQQAYTLGIQSLPLVLLMAFLGGAVTSQQTGAQFSGGLPLWVIGSVLAASMLTELGPLLTGIVLTARVGASIAAELATMKVTEQVDALIAMGRDPVAFLVVPRVVAGALVFPPLVMVADAMGMFAGWGIGLLAVDGLTTADIVYGARFYFRPWALWFSVIKGGVFGIAITFIACYVGLTGRGGAEGVGRTTTLAVVTTTIVLMIIDVLMIPVLKAF from the coding sequence ATGACGGTCAGCAGCATACCGGTCGTGCGGGCTGTGCCTCGCGCGCTCGAGCATCTCGGCGGCGCGACCGTCATGGCGGGGCAGATCCTGCGGGTACTGCCGCGGCCGCGGCTGTACATGACGAGTGCGCTGCAGCAGGCCTACACACTGGGCATCCAGTCGCTGCCGCTCGTGCTGCTCATGGCGTTCCTCGGCGGTGCGGTCACTTCACAGCAGACGGGTGCGCAGTTCTCCGGGGGGCTGCCGCTCTGGGTGATCGGCAGTGTGCTCGCGGCGAGCATGCTGACGGAGCTCGGGCCGCTGCTGACCGGCATCGTGCTCACGGCGCGCGTTGGTGCATCGATCGCGGCCGAGCTGGCCACGATGAAGGTGACGGAGCAGGTCGACGCGCTGATCGCGATGGGGCGAGATCCTGTCGCATTCCTCGTCGTGCCGCGCGTTGTTGCAGGCGCACTCGTCTTTCCGCCGCTCGTCATGGTGGCGGACGCGATGGGCATGTTCGCCGGCTGGGGCATCGGGCTGCTCGCGGTGGATGGCCTGACCACGGCGGACATCGTCTACGGCGCCCGCTTCTACTTCCGCCCCTGGGCGCTCTGGTTCAGCGTGATCAAGGGCGGTGTATTCGGCATCGCGATCACGTTCATCGCGTGCTACGTCGGGCTGACCGGGCGCGGCGGCGCGGAGGGCGTGGGGCGCACGACGACGCTGGCCGTCGTGACGACGACGATCGTGCTCATGATCATCGACGTGCTGATGATTCCTGTGCTGAAGGCGTTCTGA
- a CDS encoding ATP-binding cassette domain-containing protein, with protein sequence MIEFRNLHKSFGDLKVLDGVDLVVQEGETLALLGPSGTGKSVLIKHAIGLLEPDQGDVLVDGISIATASPKQLRKVRRELGYVFQNAALFDSLTVAENLRLAQEDETRLRDPGDCRREAAELLRRVNLDESVLDKYPAELSGGMRKRVGVARAIASRPKYLLWDEPTTGLDPVNADNIDDLIMELNNTLNVTSIVVTHDLDTAFEVGDRIALLYEGKIRANAPPDEILKNTDPIVARFVRRSRLEAEVA encoded by the coding sequence ATGATCGAATTCCGCAACCTGCACAAGAGCTTCGGCGACCTGAAGGTGCTGGACGGCGTCGACCTGGTGGTGCAGGAAGGCGAGACGCTGGCGCTGCTCGGGCCGTCGGGAACGGGCAAGAGCGTGCTGATCAAGCACGCGATCGGGCTGCTGGAGCCGGACCAGGGCGATGTGCTGGTGGACGGCATCTCCATCGCGACGGCATCCCCGAAACAGCTTCGCAAGGTGCGGCGGGAGCTCGGCTACGTCTTCCAGAACGCGGCGCTGTTCGATTCGCTCACCGTCGCCGAGAACCTGCGCCTCGCACAGGAGGACGAGACCAGGCTCCGCGATCCGGGGGACTGCCGGCGCGAAGCCGCCGAGCTGCTGCGGCGCGTGAACCTGGACGAGAGTGTGCTCGACAAGTACCCGGCCGAGCTGTCAGGCGGGATGCGCAAGCGGGTCGGTGTCGCGCGCGCGATTGCGAGCCGGCCGAAGTACCTGCTCTGGGACGAGCCCACCACGGGTCTCGACCCGGTGAACGCGGACAACATCGACGATCTCATCATGGAGCTGAACAACACGCTCAACGTGACGAGCATCGTCGTGACGCACGACCTGGACACGGCGTTCGAGGTCGGCGATCGCATCGCGCTCCTGTACGAGGGGAAGATTCGCGCGAACGCGCCGCCGGACGAGATCCTGAAGAACACAGATCCGATCGTCGCCCGTTTCGTGCGACGTTCACGACTCGAGGCGGAAGTCGCCTGA
- a CDS encoding MlaD family protein: MDKRKRNIIGLGALTAVALVLFVWGMYFLLGNPMFREGMDLVVWLDDGAGLKRGDRVHMQGVEIGTVQSMALNRNGVFAGLRLNQVLELPEDTRATVTGDVFGAHTVDLLPGNAPAALESGDTIRGAPVPELLSMAGTLGARAEGVLSSMDALLSPQTISDLQATTEVMPGAARELQAAFVELRRASAALSRSTANLEDAQAGDRLAAALDEVQTSARALTTAAERMQTSLESFGSIAGKIDSGTGTLGMLVNDSTLYFEMNNTLREIRALATDVRERPTRYFNVRVF, from the coding sequence ATGGACAAGCGCAAGCGTAACATCATCGGACTGGGCGCACTCACGGCTGTCGCCCTCGTGCTCTTCGTCTGGGGCATGTACTTCCTGCTGGGCAATCCGATGTTCCGCGAAGGCATGGACCTGGTGGTCTGGCTGGACGACGGCGCCGGCCTGAAGCGGGGCGACCGCGTGCACATGCAGGGCGTCGAGATCGGCACCGTCCAGTCGATGGCGCTCAATCGCAATGGCGTCTTCGCGGGGCTGCGGCTGAACCAGGTGCTGGAGCTGCCCGAGGACACGCGCGCGACCGTCACCGGCGACGTCTTCGGCGCACACACCGTCGACCTGCTCCCGGGCAACGCCCCGGCGGCGCTGGAAAGCGGGGACACGATCCGGGGTGCGCCGGTGCCCGAGCTGCTCAGCATGGCGGGCACGCTGGGCGCACGGGCGGAGGGCGTGCTTTCGAGCATGGACGCGCTGCTGTCACCGCAGACGATCTCGGACCTGCAGGCAACCACCGAGGTGATGCCGGGCGCCGCACGCGAGCTGCAGGCGGCGTTCGTGGAGCTGCGTCGCGCCTCGGCAGCACTGTCGCGCAGCACGGCGAACCTCGAGGACGCGCAGGCAGGCGACCGCCTGGCCGCCGCGCTCGACGAAGTGCAGACGAGCGCGCGCGCGCTCACCACCGCCGCGGAGCGCATGCAGACGTCGCTCGAGAGCTTCGGCAGCATTGCCGGCAAGATCGACAGTGGCACCGGCACGCTCGGCATGCTCGTCAACGACAGCACGCTGTATTTCGAGATGAACAACACGCTGCGCGAGATCCGCGCGCTCGCGACGGACGTGCGTGAGCGGCCGACGCGCTACTTCAACGTGCGGGTGTTCTGA
- a CDS encoding glycine--tRNA ligase — translation MDRLVSLCKRRGFIFQSSEIYGGTGSVWDYGPLGVELQRNVKEAWWRSMVHERDDIEGLDAAILMHPRVWEASGHVSGFTDPLIDCRTCKARFRADHLETAQCPRKPSKRPGEHSECDLTEPRQFNLMFKTFMGPVEEDAAVIYLRPETAQGSYVNFHNVVTSARQRVPFGIAQIGKAFRNEITPGNFIFRTREFEQMEMQFFVEPGTDDEWYEYWKAKRLEWVQSLGITPSKLRFHEHGPGELAHYAKTAVDIEYEFPFGWSEFEGVHNRTDFDLRRHQEYSGKKMEYIDPVDRNKRYIPYVVETAVGVGRVVLAALADAYAEEDLEGETRVVMRLHPRLAPTKVAVMPLVKKDGMPEFAEELNRSLRSAAIPTFYDDAGSIGRRYRRQDEAGTPWCVTIDGQTMEDRTVTVRHRDTLQQERIAADHLVGWVRERLV, via the coding sequence ATGGACAGGCTCGTGTCGCTCTGCAAGCGACGCGGTTTCATCTTCCAGTCTTCCGAGATCTACGGCGGCACGGGCTCCGTGTGGGATTACGGCCCGCTCGGCGTCGAGCTGCAGCGCAACGTGAAGGAGGCGTGGTGGCGCTCGATGGTGCACGAGCGTGACGACATCGAGGGGCTCGATGCCGCGATCCTGATGCATCCGCGCGTCTGGGAGGCGAGCGGTCACGTGTCGGGATTCACGGACCCGCTCATCGACTGCCGCACCTGCAAGGCGCGCTTCCGTGCGGATCACCTCGAAACCGCGCAGTGCCCGCGCAAGCCGAGCAAACGCCCGGGCGAGCACAGCGAGTGCGACCTCACCGAGCCGCGCCAGTTCAACCTCATGTTCAAGACGTTCATGGGGCCGGTCGAGGAGGACGCAGCGGTGATCTACCTGCGGCCGGAAACGGCGCAGGGCAGCTACGTCAACTTCCACAACGTCGTCACGTCGGCTCGCCAGCGCGTGCCGTTCGGCATTGCGCAGATCGGCAAGGCGTTCCGCAACGAGATCACGCCGGGCAACTTCATCTTCCGGACGCGCGAGTTCGAGCAGATGGAGATGCAGTTCTTCGTGGAGCCCGGCACCGACGACGAGTGGTACGAGTACTGGAAGGCGAAGCGGCTCGAGTGGGTGCAGTCGCTCGGCATCACGCCCTCGAAGCTGCGCTTCCACGAGCACGGCCCCGGCGAGCTGGCGCATTACGCCAAGACCGCGGTCGACATCGAGTACGAGTTCCCGTTCGGCTGGTCGGAGTTCGAGGGGGTACACAACCGCACCGACTTCGACCTGCGACGCCACCAGGAGTACTCCGGCAAGAAGATGGAGTACATCGACCCGGTGGACCGGAACAAGCGCTACATCCCGTACGTCGTCGAGACGGCGGTCGGCGTGGGGCGCGTGGTGCTGGCTGCGCTCGCTGACGCGTATGCCGAGGAGGATCTCGAAGGCGAGACGCGCGTCGTGATGCGGCTGCACCCGAGGCTCGCACCGACCAAGGTGGCAGTCATGCCGCTCGTCAAGAAGGACGGCATGCCGGAATTCGCCGAGGAGCTGAACCGCTCGCTGCGCTCCGCCGCGATCCCCACGTTCTACGATGACGCCGGCTCGATCGGCCGGCGCTACCGGCGGCAGGACGAGGCGGGCACGCCGTGGTGCGTGACGATCGACGGTCAGACGATGGAGGATCGCACGGTCACCGTGCGGCATCGCGATACGCTGCAGCAGGAGCGCATCGCCGCGGATCACCTGGTGGGCTGGGTGCGCGAGCGGCTCGTCTGA
- a CDS encoding sodium-dependent transporter, with protein sequence MTERSVSFFTSRFGMFVAMLGMAVGTGNIWRFPRVAASNGGGSFLVAWVVFLLLWSVPLILVEFAMGKKARSGPVAAFGKLVGRRYTWMGAWVAWTAMAIMFYYAVVTGWTIRYVWGALVGELGTQAPGAVWESFAYSPWVVVFQGIALGLAVFVVARGVRGIEAATRVLIPSLFVLVVVLAIRAVTLPGADAGLNFLFTPTLEGLSDANIWLQALTQNAWDTGAGWGLILTYAVYLRKQEDTALNAFMLGFGNNTVSLLAGIMVICTVFSIMPDAASQIVGASNEGLTFIWVPQLFAQMPAGRFFMVLFFVALFFAAWTSLISMVELATRVLQDAGIERGRALLMILGVGFALGVPSALSEDVFLNQDFVWGVGLMVSGLFFAVAVLKYGVKRFRETLINHEYSDIRIGAWFDVVIRLVVVQAIVLVAWWFWQVRAENIWGPFGVANMALQFALAIAIFLLFNRRIASASGVSEEEPLLETAAGER encoded by the coding sequence GTGACGGAACGCAGCGTGAGCTTCTTCACGAGCCGCTTCGGCATGTTCGTGGCCATGCTCGGCATGGCCGTGGGCACCGGCAACATCTGGCGCTTCCCGCGCGTCGCGGCCTCCAACGGCGGCGGCTCCTTCCTCGTCGCATGGGTCGTCTTCCTGCTGCTCTGGTCCGTGCCGCTCATCCTGGTCGAGTTCGCCATGGGCAAGAAGGCACGCTCCGGCCCCGTTGCAGCATTCGGCAAGCTGGTCGGCCGGCGCTACACGTGGATGGGTGCGTGGGTCGCGTGGACCGCGATGGCGATCATGTTCTACTACGCCGTCGTGACCGGCTGGACGATCCGTTACGTCTGGGGCGCACTGGTCGGTGAGCTGGGCACACAGGCGCCGGGCGCGGTCTGGGAGAGCTTCGCGTACTCGCCCTGGGTCGTCGTCTTCCAGGGCATCGCGCTCGGGCTCGCCGTGTTCGTCGTGGCGCGCGGCGTGCGCGGCATCGAGGCCGCCACCAGGGTGCTCATCCCCAGCCTCTTCGTGCTCGTCGTCGTTCTCGCGATCCGCGCGGTCACGCTGCCAGGCGCGGACGCGGGACTGAACTTCCTGTTCACGCCGACGCTGGAGGGCCTGTCCGATGCGAACATCTGGCTGCAGGCGCTCACGCAGAACGCCTGGGACACCGGCGCCGGCTGGGGACTGATCCTCACGTACGCGGTCTACCTGCGAAAGCAGGAGGACACGGCACTGAACGCATTCATGCTCGGGTTCGGTAACAACACCGTGTCCCTGCTCGCCGGGATCATGGTGATCTGCACCGTGTTCTCGATCATGCCGGATGCGGCCAGCCAGATCGTCGGCGCCAGCAACGAGGGGCTCACGTTCATCTGGGTGCCACAGCTCTTTGCGCAGATGCCGGCCGGCCGCTTCTTCATGGTGCTGTTCTTCGTCGCGCTGTTCTTCGCGGCATGGACGAGCCTCATCTCCATGGTCGAGCTCGCGACGCGCGTGCTGCAGGACGCCGGCATCGAGCGCGGGCGCGCACTGCTGATGATCCTCGGCGTTGGTTTCGCGCTCGGCGTGCCATCCGCACTGAGCGAAGACGTATTCCTGAACCAGGACTTCGTCTGGGGCGTGGGGTTGATGGTGTCCGGACTCTTCTTCGCCGTGGCCGTGCTGAAGTACGGCGTGAAGCGCTTCCGTGAGACGCTGATCAACCACGAGTATTCCGACATCCGCATCGGCGCGTGGTTCGACGTCGTGATCCGCCTCGTGGTCGTGCAGGCGATCGTGCTCGTGGCGTGGTGGTTCTGGCAGGTGCGCGCCGAGAACATCTGGGGACCGTTCGGTGTCGCGAACATGGCACTGCAGTTCGCGCTCGCCATCGCGATCTTCCTGCTCTTCAACCGGCGGATCGCGAGTGCATCGGGGGTGTCGGAAGAAGAACCTTTGCTGGAAACGGCCGCAGGCGAGAGATGA
- a CDS encoding VOC family protein: protein MGKPVVHWEITARDPRRLETFYRQMFDWHVDESPLAYRRVDTGDGINGGIAETDGSWPSGALFYVQVDDLRSYIEKAERLGASTLLPPTEMADARIAIIRDPEGVRVGLMERATARYEEAEDGLRSRELRA from the coding sequence ATGGGTAAGCCCGTCGTCCACTGGGAGATCACCGCCCGCGATCCCCGCCGGCTCGAAACCTTCTACCGTCAGATGTTCGACTGGCACGTCGACGAATCGCCGCTCGCGTACCGGCGCGTCGACACCGGCGATGGCATCAATGGCGGCATCGCGGAAACCGACGGCTCATGGCCGAGCGGTGCGCTGTTCTATGTCCAGGTGGACGACCTGCGGAGCTACATCGAGAAAGCGGAGCGGCTCGGTGCCTCGACACTGCTGCCGCCGACCGAGATGGCCGACGCACGCATCGCGATCATCCGTGACCCCGAGGGCGTGCGCGTGGGACTGATGGAGCGGGCGACGGCCCGCTACGAGGAGGCCGAGGACGGGCTGCGCAGCCGGGAGCTGCGCGCGTAG
- a CDS encoding metallopeptidase family protein → MDFEPFRKHAEAAWARIPDRYKAGVDGLLVEREAKPHPERPEVFTLGECITESYPSEWGGPDTTRSWVALYHGSFRHVAAEDDHFDWDEEIWETLTHELRHHLESLADSDELGDVDYAVDENFKRRDGEPFDPWFYRAGEPVGPGLYQVEDEIFQEHAYRERAPHVDVEFDGRRWRVDWPAEDADVVFVELEEVADPPLLYTLVLARQAGAWQALRSLLARRAPTIAEVPGRADPLGLDRPTGSG, encoded by the coding sequence ATGGATTTCGAACCCTTCCGGAAACACGCAGAGGCCGCCTGGGCGCGCATACCGGACCGCTACAAGGCCGGTGTGGACGGATTGCTCGTTGAGCGAGAAGCGAAGCCGCACCCGGAGCGGCCGGAGGTATTCACCCTGGGGGAGTGCATCACGGAAAGCTACCCGTCGGAGTGGGGAGGCCCGGACACCACGCGTTCCTGGGTCGCACTGTACCATGGTTCCTTCCGCCACGTCGCCGCCGAGGATGACCACTTCGACTGGGACGAGGAGATCTGGGAAACGCTGACCCACGAGCTGCGCCACCACCTGGAGTCGCTGGCGGATTCCGACGAGCTGGGCGACGTGGATTACGCCGTGGACGAGAATTTCAAGCGGCGCGACGGAGAGCCGTTCGATCCCTGGTTCTACCGCGCCGGCGAGCCGGTCGGACCCGGGCTGTACCAGGTCGAGGACGAGATCTTCCAGGAGCACGCGTACCGCGAGCGGGCGCCGCACGTCGATGTAGAGTTCGACGGGCGCCGCTGGCGCGTGGACTGGCCGGCCGAGGACGCCGACGTCGTGTTCGTGGAGCTGGAGGAGGTGGCGGATCCGCCGCTGCTGTACACGCTGGTGCTCGCGCGCCAGGCGGGTGCCTGGCAGGCACTGCGCTCGCTCCTGGCGCGCCGCGCACCGACGATCGCCGAGGTGCCGGGCCGTGCCGACCCGCTCGGGTTGGACCGCCCGACCGGGAGCGGCTAA